Genomic segment of Arachis hypogaea cultivar Tifrunner chromosome 11, arahy.Tifrunner.gnm2.J5K5, whole genome shotgun sequence:
GGCCCTTGTGAGTGCGTTTGTTGAGCGATGGCGTCCGGAGACTCACAcgtttcatatgccgttcggagagtgcactatCACACtgcaggacgtggcataccagctggGTTTGCCAGTGGACGGGCGTTACGTCAGCGGCTGCCTATCAGAGTTCCATATATACATCGAGGGTGGCCGTCCAGCCTGGGTTTGGTTCGAGGAGTTGTTTGGAGTGGTACCTCCTCCTagccaggttcagaagtacgcggtcaactgcagctggtttcaggagacATTTGGTGAGTGCCCGGAGGGAGCTGATGAGGATACTGTGCGTCGTTATGcccgtgcgtacatcatgatgttgttgggcacgcAGCTTTTTGCGGACAAGTCGGGCAACCGCgttcacatcagatggcttccgTTTGTAGCTAGGCTGGAGGAGATGGGGACCTACAGCTGGGGTTCTGCAGCACtggcatggttgtaccggtgcatgtgccgtgTGGCGAACAGAAATGTTATCAAGCTAGCGGGCCCACTTCAGCTACTTCAGTCATGGATTTTCGGGCAATTTCCTCGGTTTAGGCCTGCAGGATTTGAGACGTTCAGCTGGCCACTGGCCTCGAGGTACTTCCCTAATCTTTGTAGATGGAGGTAACCAACCCCCGTCCGGAGCCTCAAGCGCAGCCTTtatgccgttatgcctgtccgatataaccagAAGACCGGGCTGCGGTGTCACGTGCTGTCtaaggtgggagagaaagaatgaccaagactctgcattctcaccttctactagtgcgaatgcaaCGGGTAGAATGTtcgagttcccgtcctgtgcaatcgcgatgaGCAAAGTACCCCCGTACTTCCCATACAGATGGGTCCCATCAATGCTAACTAAAGGCTTGCAATGGCGAAATGCCTGGATGAGCGGTGGAAACGTCCAGAAAAGTCTGTGAAaaaaagcttgagactcgtcTACTTGTC
This window contains:
- the LOC112721959 gene encoding protein MAIN-LIKE 1-like, with the protein product MRRQQDMVLDDRYVPYLQMAGLYHLARLNDRWFRLDEALVSAFVERWRPETHTFHMPFGECTITLQDVAYQLGLPVDGRYVSGCLSEFHIYIEGGRPAWVWFEELFGVVPPPSQVQKYAVNCSWFQETFGECPEGADEDTVRRYARAYIMMLLGTQLFADKSGNRVHIRWLPFVARLEEMGTYSWGSAALAWLYRCMCRVANRNVIKLAGPLQLLQSWIFGQFPRFRPAGFETFSWPLASRYFPNLCRWR
- the LOC112721960 gene encoding uncharacterized protein: MAKQKAIALVYGDWDESYNELPRWVLGVQLTMPGTVAILRTSPVRVSGQVDESQAFFHRLFWTFPPLIQAFRHCKPLVSIDGTHLYGKYGGTLLIAIAQDGNSNILPVAFALVEGITA